One Micromonospora eburnea genomic region harbors:
- a CDS encoding signal peptidase I yields the protein MDDRVYVGNAGVDGATDAGWLLGHFKPPGDVRHSTEVEVKWGAHPAGEARSAWATGERRTALLVLVSGAFRIELPDRTVVLRHLGDYVVWGRGVDHSWYAERDSVVLTVRWPSVPGYRVEPPVRR from the coding sequence ATGGACGATCGGGTGTACGTCGGCAACGCTGGCGTGGACGGCGCGACCGACGCGGGCTGGCTGCTCGGCCACTTCAAGCCGCCCGGCGACGTCCGGCACAGCACCGAGGTCGAGGTGAAGTGGGGCGCGCACCCCGCCGGGGAGGCACGCTCGGCGTGGGCGACGGGTGAGCGGCGTACCGCCCTGCTGGTGCTGGTCAGCGGCGCGTTCCGGATCGAGTTGCCGGACCGCACGGTGGTGCTGCGCCACCTGGGTGACTACGTGGTGTGGGGCCGGGGCGTGGACCACTCCTGGTACGCCGAGCGGGATTCGGTGGTGCTCACGGTGCGCTGGCCGTCGGTGCCCGGCTACCGGGTGGAGCCGCCGGTCCGGCGCTGA